The sequence CGGGGGGCGTCAAAGGGCGAGGGACTCGGAAATCAGTTCCTTGCCAACATTCGCGAGACGCATGCGGTCATACAGGTCGTCAGATGTTTTGAGGACGAGAACATCGTCCACGTCGAGGGCTCGGTCGATCCGATCCGTGATATCGAGACGATCCAGATCGAACTGGCCCTGGCAGACCTTGCTTCGGCCGATAAACGCCGCGAAAAGGCAATGCGTGCTGCCAAAGCAGGCGACAAGGACGCGAAACGCGAGCTGGAGATACTCGATAAGATACAGCCGGTCCTTGAGGCGGGCCGCCCTGCGCGTGCAGCGATGCTGGATGACGACGAAAGGGCGCTCGTCAGGTCGTGGTTCTTGCTCACCACGAAACCAACGATCTACGCCGCAAACGTCGATGAGGCAACGCTCGCCGACGCGGGCAGCAATCCGCATGTCGCTGCGGTCAGCGACTATGCAGCAAAGGAAAACTCCGACGTCGTCGTGATTTGCGCGAAACTCGAGGCGGAGCTTGTCGCCCTCCCGCCCGCCGACCGAGCGGAATACCTAAAGGACCTTGGGCTTGCATCATCCGGCGTTGATGAACTCATCAAAGCCACGTATCACATGCTCGGCCTGATGAGTTTTCTAACGGCAGGCGAGAAGGAGGTGCGCGCCTGGACGATCCCGATCGGGACAAAGGCCCCACAGGCCGCGGGCGAGATCCACACTGATATCGAACGCGGTTTTATCCGCGCCGAGATCGTTTCATACAGCGACCTCGTCGAGTGCGGCAGCCGCAAAGCCGCCGCAGATAAGGGCCTTGCCCGCCTCGAGGGAAAGGAGTATGTGATGCAGGACGGCGACGTGGTGGATTTCCGGTTCAATGTCTAGTACACAGTTGACTGAAACGGGCGCGTTTCGACACGGTCCTGCAGTTCCTTTGGAAGGTTGCTGAACAGGTCAAGGCCGGTTCGCAGTTCGATATCGCGGACGGTCGTTATGTAATTTTGCCAAAGGACGTCCGCGATCCCATTCTCGTTAGGCATATCCACGGCTATGATGCGTGTTGCGTCGGTGATCTCGCTAGTGCCGGGGCGCAAGAGAACTACGACCTTCCAAACGTTCGTCGGAATCGTGATCCGGCCTCGAATGCTGCCTTTTTCTCCGTAGACGCCTGCGATCATGTAGGCATCTGTCCGGCCGCGGACCGTTCCGCGAATGTAGGATTCGAACTTGTTCCACGGATATTGATTGAGATCAGGCGATTGCGGGACGATATTCGTCATCAGGAAGGTATCCGCCATCTTCTGCTCGTCAGCAAACCTATCAGCCGCAGGTACCATGTGACCGCGGTCGTAGCCGCTTCCGGCATAATCGTAATACTGAACGCGGCGAAAGTTTGGCGGCAGGGACATATCTGGCTTGAAAAGTGGGCGCTCGCGGCGTTTGCCGAGATCCGCAGCCGTCGTTCGCCAAGCTATCCAGTTTAGCGTGCCGCGCGAGTTGTTGTAGGACATCGTAAGATCGCCGTGGGTGAGCAGGTAGTTGTCAGTATTTGCGGGGTCAGCCGTCGCATTTGACGGGTTGCCGAAGAGGAGATGCGAACCGCGGTCTGGCTTGGGCGCGGCTGTCGGGCCTTCACTGCGTCGATGGGCCACAAAGCCACAGGCAGTCGCCAGCGTGAGTAAGATGATGCCGATGGCAGTTCTCACCATACAGGCTCAAAGTCTAACAAAAACGTCGGAAGCCTAAACTCAGAGCGATGCGTTAAACTGTAACTGTGGTGGAGAAACTCCATATTACGAGTCTTACACGGAGCGAACTGGATGAGCTTGTGCTCTCGCTCTCGGAGCCTAAATATCGCTCGACACAGGTCTTTAAGGCGGTGCACCAGCGGCGGTTGCTCTCGTTTGATGGCATCACCGACCTGCCAAAAAAATTTCGTCAGAGGCTCGCGGAGGTGGCCGAGATCAGTAGATTGAGTGTTGAGTCGAGATATGTCTCGAGCGACGGGACGCGGCGTTACCTGATGAGGACACCAGACGGACGGCCGGTCGAGACGGTATACATTCCGACAGAGAATCGAGATACCATCTGCTTTTCGTCGCAGTCGGGCTGTTCGCTGAA is a genomic window of Chloracidobacterium sp. containing:
- the ychF gene encoding redox-regulated ATPase YchF, with the protein product MLQAGIVGMPNVGKSTLFNALTAQEAALAANYPFATIEPNVGVVAVPDERLAVLEKIHNAQKQVPATVEFLDIAGLVRGASKGEGLGNQFLANIRETHAVIQVVRCFEDENIVHVEGSVDPIRDIETIQIELALADLASADKRREKAMRAAKAGDKDAKRELEILDKIQPVLEAGRPARAAMLDDDERALVRSWFLLTTKPTIYAANVDEATLADAGSNPHVAAVSDYAAKENSDVVVICAKLEAELVALPPADRAEYLKDLGLASSGVDELIKATYHMLGLMSFLTAGEKEVRAWTIPIGTKAPQAAGEIHTDIERGFIRAEIVSYSDLVECGSRKAAADKGLARLEGKEYVMQDGDVVDFRFNV
- a CDS encoding DNA/RNA non-specific endonuclease gives rise to the protein MVRTAIGIILLTLATACGFVAHRRSEGPTAAPKPDRGSHLLFGNPSNATADPANTDNYLLTHGDLTMSYNNSRGTLNWIAWRTTAADLGKRRERPLFKPDMSLPPNFRRVQYYDYAGSGYDRGHMVPAADRFADEQKMADTFLMTNIVPQSPDLNQYPWNKFESYIRGTVRGRTDAYMIAGVYGEKGSIRGRITIPTNVWKVVVLLRPGTSEITDATRIIAVDMPNENGIADVLWQNYITTVRDIELRTGLDLFSNLPKELQDRVETRPFQSTVY